A stretch of Mastomys coucha isolate ucsf_1 unplaced genomic scaffold, UCSF_Mcou_1 pScaffold3, whole genome shotgun sequence DNA encodes these proteins:
- the Nrtn gene encoding neurturin, translated as MRRWKAAALVSLICSSLLSVWMCQEGLLLGHRLGPALAPLRRPPRTLDARIARLAQYRALLQGAPDAVELRELSPWAARIPGPRRRAGPRRRRARPGARPCGLRELEVRVSELGLGYTSDETVLFRYCAGACEAAIRIYDLGLRRLRQRRRVRKERARAHPCCRPTAYEDEVSFLDVHSRYHTLQELSARECACV; from the exons ATGAGGCGCTGGAAGGCGGCGGCCCTGGTGTCGCTCATCTGCAGCTCCCTGCTATCTGTCTGGATGTGCCAGGAGGGTCTGCTCTTGGGCCACCGCCTGGGACCCGCGCTCGCCCCGCTACGACGCCCTCCACGCACCCTGGACGCCCGCATCGCCCGCCTGGCCCAGT ATCGCGCTCTGCTACAGGGCGCCCCCGACGCGGTGGAGCTTCGGGAACTTTCTCCCTGGGCTGCCCGCATCCCGGGGCCGCGCCGTCGAGCGGGTCCCCGGCGGCGGCGTGCGCGGCCTGGCGCGCGGCCCTGCGGCCTGCGGGAGCTCGAGGTGCGCGTGAGCGAGCTGGGCCTGGGCTACACGTCGGACGAGACCGTGCTGTTCCGCTACTGCGCAGGCGCGTGCGAGGCGGCCATCCGTATCTACGACCTGGGCCTGCGGCGCCTGCGCCAGCGGAGGCGCGTGCGCAAAGAGCGGGCGCGGGCGCACCCGTGCTGCCGCCCGACGGCCTACGAGGACGAGGTGTCCTTCTTGGACGTGCACAGCCGCTACCACACGCTGCAAGAGCTGTCGGCGCGGGAATGTGCGTGCGTGTGA